The region TTTTTCCCATCTCGCTTAGAAAAGGTTTTCAATTGGGCGTGGATGGAACAGAGGAGAAAATTAGTTGAAAGTAATTAGATGCCGAGTATAATAGTGaaatttccattttattttatttatttatttatttatttttatttttatatttttccatGTGGTCGGTGTGGTGTGATCACGGGCTCTGACGGTATCCGGGAATCACACGGATGTCATGCACTAAGATGGAAAGACGTTATTGCCCTCGCAGCAAGCGAATCCGTTTCTCACGTACGGCGAATATCCTGCGGGTAATGCGCCAGCTCATTTCGTATCTCTTCCGCAATTATTCTCTCGTGGCAACATCGTAAATCCTAAGACGCACAAAGGGCAATCTCGCGACACTACCCATCCAAGACACGTGTCCCTCTCACTGTCTTTGATTCCGGTGAAAGTGGGCCGATATGCGGCGCTTATCCGCAGTGGGCCCGAATTAGTGGCCGGGGTCCCGTTGCACGGGTGGTGGGGAACACGTGGCCCCATTAGCGGGTCCCACTATGGCATAAGTGGAGTGGAAAAGGGGATGAGCACGAGGGGATGGGGGTGAGGAGTGGGCCCGTCCCTCCATAAACGCTTCGCCACGTGGATCCCACCTTACGGTCCGTGGGCCCTACTGGGCCTACTCACTGCACCCGCTATTTCGAAGAGTCGCCTTCTTGGTTGGGACCCCTTTGCTTTGTGGCCTTTAGTAATTAATTACTTCTTTGCAAATCACTTATTACAAACTTAGCTCAAtcttttaattgtaattaaaaacatacattTGTTAAagcatcttttatatatatatatatatatatatattgtgtctTCTAGAAGGCTAAACAAAAGTTGTAATATTGGAAAGGATCACAGACCCGGACGCaatcctaaaaaaaaataagtccTTGTCACTATATTTCGTccaaaccatatatatatatatatatatatatatgtatgtatgtcataaattaatatacattaCCCCCTTTTCCGCAGCATCTTCAGCGTTTGATTGTGAAAGTTAAGAGGATTAGAATATTTATTAAGTTAAAAAGTGACAACATTATGAAGATAATAAACATATCAAGTGATTTTTTAGGTCAAAAACTTTAGTGGactcttaaaaaataaagttgttttggaaataaatatgcaattatgaGATTTTATAGGGGTTATATGGATAAATAACATGATTGATGGACATGAAAGTACAAGTGGACGGCTTGAATAAAAGTGTTGTAAAGGGGTTAAGAGACATGCTTAACCCCTTAATCCCATCTATCGAGGTCATTGTTGGGTGTAAAGAGGAGCCCTTTTAGGACATTCTCTGTTATTTAATCCCTTTCttaattacttttaattaaACTAATCCTTGGGTTTCATGATATCTTCAACGTGGTGGGGGCCTATGTTTGCATGTGTTCACGCCTCTATactcaaacaaaattaaatcctACTGACACGTTTCGCCTTTACACTCCCACTTCATTTccaagtttttaaatatatttttaaccaataattataggttttttttcattcatattttacttttaattttcagattcttctttcattattttttcgACTATTAGAGTGTTGTTTaatctaaataagaaaaaattcatggatttttctgaaaaaaaaaaccaagatgtTGTGATTCTTGTGAATCTGTGATCAGAAATGGACGGCTGTGATTGGGTCAACAGACAAGAGAAACACTTGTCACTAGTAAAAACAACCTCTGAACGTCTTGTATTTACGCAAACGCCATGATAAACCAAGACCGAATCTTTTGTCTCTTGCTGTGGGGGCTCTGACAGCAGCCAGCCTTAACCAATGACGTGGCATCTTGTAATTTGCTCTCTTGCAATGCCCTGCCATGCCAGCTGGCTCTCACGAGCTGCGGGTCCCATTCCCACCCCGCTTTcacttttaattttcatatatatatatatatactttattgttataaaatttaatcttaAATATCGCCTTATTTATGTgtaatcattttaaatttaaaatataagaacaTTTACAATAGCAGGTGGATAAATTACTTGACTGAAAATAACGGGTTGACAACTCCGAATCACAAGCTATTGACAACTAACTAAATTACTCTGGATGAGGGATGAAATATTCTGCCTTCCTTCGAGTATACGCACAAACCgagaagagagagaggaaataacaaaaaatcatTTGACGTGTAGTGAACTGCTAGAAAGATCAGCACAGCTAGGGAAGCCGTTGAAATCATTTAACGActaaaatatattcataaacAATATTCAACATAgacaataatattatataataatgcacaataatcataaataataaatctgtacaatatatagataataataatatacgtATCTACATAAATAACTtaaagccatatatatatatatatacataaattaaataattttccgCAAGTGCAATCCGAGTTCATTCACAAACCTGGCCCTTCATAACACACAACCCGCATTTGGTATCTCGTATCAATCCTTGTCCGCACGTGTAACGGTGTAACTCACACGTACACAAATGTTACACGTGTGAATGTTTATGTGAAAGAAAACGGGGACAAGAGGGCAACCCGTCGCAGTCCATGTCGGCATTGCCTCACCCACACGTGTCCGTCGCCTCTCTCGGTTTACCTACTCCTACTGGCCCCCTTCTTCCCGGTTATTACCGGTCACCCGATTTTTGTCCCCTAACTACCCCCATCTCCTTTGCGCCAACAAATCAGGGCCGTTCGTTTTATAATTTCTTATGTATATtaataggaaaagaaaaactttaattgttattttaagatGGATGTTTTTTTGCATGTGGTGAGGTGCTCTGTTTTTTAAGATTTggacatttatataaaatatagatttataatttatggataatttcaagatttttacgattttttaaaaatacttaaaataaatgattttttggGGTTGGGGAGATTTTTGGTAGGTAAATTATCTGTATCTATTAccagtttgaattttaatttttgcaccaaaaattatgaaaaaatcatGGTGGAATTCAAGAGTGGATTTTATGTCTCTCTCCCGCAATAAATATggagtatatatacatacaaaatatgtgtttttaattaaaaaatataagtaaatgaatttataataacaaaaagatatatttatggtgtatttttttaaaaaaaattttgaaaattttaaaataagttaGAAAATTAGGGAAATGCCAAACTTGTGAGAATGgtgtattattttattgttgttaagAGGGAAACGAGATGGGAAACGCGATCAAGGCTTCATTCCATGCGAGCCGTTCGATGAGATGGTCTTCCAATCAATCATGACGAGCGATGCAGGCGTGCAAAGCTGCAtgccttttttttcattaatcacCCTcagcttttaaaaatttctaaaacattataagaaaaaaaaaacatccacattttaataaataaaaaaaaacataattcaaCCAAATAATacatacaatttttatttatttattttcaattaaaagtaaaaacatccaagataaataataaattaatttaagcaTAATATATACAATTGGAATAATTTGTCAAAATCAATGTAAAGTTATATGTTtgttaaaaaaaggaaaatcaagGATAATATCTCTTCACAATTCTTCACCCACCAACTGgaataactaaaaaaatgcaACATAATCCCCATTGGAATATTAGGTCAGATCTTTAGATCTGAGCACATTCATTTACAATTTCATCcctcccttttctttttttttttcaatcctttcaattatttttatatatttataaataaacaaataattaaacaattaaataataaaaacgtTATTATCTGCAACCCTGCCGGGTACTTTCAGTCGGCTGTCGGCGGAGCTGCTCCAAAAGTGgaaattttataagaataaTAACAAAGTAACACtgctttttccctttttaaccctcttttttctttttttttaccttttactCCTTTTACCACGTGgaaaagcttttttttattttgatatatttgtcgcaatgtttgtatatataataagttaataaaaggttatgtatatatataattataaaattaaattaaaatttactttttaatctTTACAATTTGATTTATAGCTGTACTAGGcattgaaattttgattttactaattaaatttatatatataaagtataaatGTATACTTTGTTGCattgttatatatatctatttattttaagattttattaaaaataaaaaggaaataaaatattttagaattaacGTTTATGTGATGgggaaaaattaaatgaaaatgaatattaaattaatgCAAAATTATATCTTTAGTTACCCCGAAACACAAAATTAGTgtgcttaaaaaataataataattttttcttaaattaatgtataatattttaaaaaaatagatgggtTTGCAGATAGACCCCTGAGAAAGGGTGTTATTATAAACAGGACCATTCAGGGTCTCAAAACCCAAGACCCTCCCGTTTTCTCTCAAAAAAGATATCTTTgggtgtttattgtttttctcttcaCTTGTGCTCTCGCTTCATTCATGCTCGCTGAAATCCCTCTGAGAAGCAACGTTCGATGACGCCTCCGCTGGAGCATGACTACATCGGTCTCTCGGCAACCATGGAAGCGCCGGAGAAGGTGACGGCCGGGGGAGAAGGCCACAAGCTCGGTCTCAAGGAGACGGAGCTGCGACTAGGGCCTCCGGGGTCTGAGTCTCCGGAGAGAAACCAAAGGAATGGGTCTTACGCTGGGATTAATGCCAAAGAGCTTCGTTTCTGGTGCGAAGAGGGGGTTTTCGGATGCTATTGATGGTGCTGGGAAGTGGGGCTTTGCTGGTGGAGCTGGATCTGAGGTGGAGGTTGGGAAAGGTGGTGGTTTGTTCTCTCCGAAAGGGGAGGGGTGGGAATGGGGTTAAGGATGGTGCTGGCCAGGCGGGGGAGGTGAAGAAAGGGCAGAATGGGGGGAAAGATGCTGATCGTGGAATGGCTCCTGCGCCCAAGTGAGTCTTTTGTTCAGTGATTTAAGAGGAAATATGAGATTTTgagcgtttttttttttttcttttttaatgattatgtttatgtttttgtttcatcttttgttttttttccttttggatTGTAATGAGActgggatttttttattattctttttctggAGGAGCTGTTAGAGTTGAGAGAATTTCTTGGGAAAATTTATGAGAagtttggtttttgattgagtTTTGGTGAAATTTCAtagtttgtgtgagttttttgTGGGAAACAAATTTATGGTGTTTTTCTTGTGATGATATTTACTGGTATGCCTGAAAGGagaaatttctgtatttttggtttgtgtttttttgttgaaaaagtggttgtttctaataaaataaaatgaaaattattagtGTGCGTTAGTGCTTGTTTTTTCGTCCTATGAGATATGGTTTCTGTGGATGTTATTTATGTAAGAGAAAATTTATTGAGGATTActgaaaaattttgtatttttaattttcctgCGTTGCTGCGTACAAGTTGAATTATTGTGGATCTAATTGCTGaatatttgagaaatttattgaattgctaatttgtattgatattttttagttattggGTTTTTCACTTGTATTTATAGTGAGACATAGGAACGTTTAATTATGTATTTCTGTCTGGAATTTCATTGTACTTTGTCTTTGTctataattgataaatattgCCTTAATTGAAATGTCGGTGTACTGTTACTGGTTTTCTTTTCAGCTTTGATTTGCTATCAAATTCCCATAATTCCATGCTtttgatgtttctttttttaaaataataatttttttatatcttgcAATAATTCTAGTTTGCTTCTATCTCTATTTTTGCAGAACATTTTGATGCCTAAACATGGAAAAGAACTTGATAAAATACATcagttttgaagaaaaatgcgTGTCTTTATTTCCTTTTGTTCCTCTAAGCtaagatatattttttcctGTATAGGAGGACCTGCTGTCTTTCTTTTAGACTTTAATGGCTTTAATGGTTCATTAACAATGTAATATGAAGTTGTTTCTTGAAATATATTCGCCTTTTGGTGTTGATTTCACCTTTGAATTAGATTTTGTTGTTCAAGATAGTTTTGGTGTTTAATCACAGCTAGGTGAGTCTTCAACTCATGTCAAACAGAATTCTAAGCGTGTGTGCATGGAAGCAGGGCACAGGTGGTGGGTTGGCCACCAATTCGCAGCTATCGTAAGAATACAATGGCGACAAACCCGTCGAAGAACAAGGATGATGCTGAAGGGAAACAAAGTGCAGGATGTCTCTACGTTAAGGTTAGCATGGATGGAGCCCCCTATCTCAGAAAGGTCGATCTCAAAATGTACTGCAACTACAAGGAGCTCTCCTCTGCACTTGAAAAAATGTTCAGCTGCTTTACTATTGGTGAGCTTTGTTTTTAGCTACTTCATTTGTCTTGGTTCCAATTTCCGGTGAAGAAGCTCAGTTGGATTAAAATTAAACTTCTTTTAGATTAATCAAGTAGATCTGCAGGTTTGTGGGATTCCAAGTAATTTCTAAGAGTTTGATAAGATTCATTGTACTTGGATATTCCATAGTAAGCTcatccattttattttcttgcagcTATAGTGGG is a window of Dioscorea cayenensis subsp. rotundata cultivar TDr96_F1 chromosome 5, TDr96_F1_v2_PseudoChromosome.rev07_lg8_w22 25.fasta, whole genome shotgun sequence DNA encoding:
- the LOC120261147 gene encoding auxin-responsive protein IAA21-like; its protein translation is MLLMVLGSGALLVELDLRWRLGKVVVCSLRKGRGGNGVKDGAGQAGEVKKGQNGGKDADRGMAPAPKAQVVGWPPIRSYRKNTMATNPSKNKDDAEGKQSAGCLYVKVSMDGAPYLRKVDLKMYCNYKELSSALEKMFSCFTIGQCGSHGIPGRDGLSESRLMDLLNGSEYVLTYEDKDGDWMLVGDVPWEMFTDSCRRLRIMKGSDAIGLAPRAMEKCKNRN